From one Candidatus Aminicenantes bacterium genomic stretch:
- the rpmG gene encoding 50S ribosomal protein L33, which produces MREIITIACSVCKRRNYSNTRNKKKQTERLELSKYCPFCRKHTPHKEVK; this is translated from the coding sequence ATGAGAGAAATCATCACCATCGCCTGTTCGGTGTGCAAGCGCCGCAATTACTCCAACACGCGGAACAAGAAGAAGCAGACCGAGCGCCTGGAGCTCAGCAAGTACTGCCCCTTCTGCCGCAAGCACACCCCGCACAAGGAAGTCAAATAA
- the rplL gene encoding 50S ribosomal protein L7/L12, whose translation MAKLTKEEFFSHLDALTVLELADYIKEFETRYGISAAAAMAVPMAGAAPAEAKAEEVKTEFALVLKSAGEKKINVIKVVREITALGLKEAKDLVDGAPKTIKEGLSKDEAETLKKKFEEVGAVVELQ comes from the coding sequence ATGGCGAAACTGACGAAAGAGGAATTCTTCAGCCACCTCGACGCCCTGACCGTCCTCGAGCTGGCCGACTACATCAAGGAATTCGAGACCCGCTACGGCATCAGCGCCGCCGCGGCGATGGCCGTGCCGATGGCCGGGGCCGCCCCCGCCGAGGCCAAGGCCGAGGAAGTCAAGACCGAGTTCGCCCTTGTCCTCAAGAGCGCCGGCGAAAAGAAGATCAACGTCATCAAGGTCGTTCGCGAGATCACCGCCTTGGGTCTCAAGGAAGCCAAGGACCTGGTCGACGGCGCCCCCAAGACCATCAAGGAAGGGCTGTCCAAGGACGAGGCCGAGACCCTGAAGAAGAAGTTCGAGGAAGTCGGCGCCGTCGTCGAGCTGCAGTAA
- the rplA gene encoding 50S ribosomal protein L1: protein MAKRGKQYVKARALRIKPEFTLEEAVSLLKQAHYAKFDESVDVSMRLGVNPKQSDQMVRGTVVLPHGIGKTKKICVLALGDKVREAEAAGADFAGGEELIEKIAGGWTDFDVVIAAPDIMRGVGKLGRILGTKGLMPNPKSGTVTFDIKKAVEETKAGKVEFRVDKTSIIHSTVGKASFDEARLVDNIKVFLAAVLHARPASAKGKYVRTLSISSTMGPAFRISDDVIDQK from the coding sequence GTGGCTAAACGCGGCAAGCAGTACGTCAAGGCGAGGGCCCTCCGGATCAAGCCGGAGTTCACCCTGGAAGAGGCCGTCAGCCTGCTCAAACAGGCGCATTACGCCAAGTTCGACGAGTCCGTCGACGTCTCGATGCGGCTGGGGGTGAATCCCAAGCAGAGCGATCAGATGGTCCGCGGCACCGTCGTCCTGCCTCACGGCATCGGCAAGACCAAGAAGATCTGCGTCCTGGCCCTGGGCGACAAGGTCCGCGAGGCCGAGGCGGCCGGGGCCGACTTCGCCGGCGGCGAGGAGCTGATCGAGAAGATCGCCGGCGGCTGGACCGACTTCGACGTCGTCATCGCCGCCCCCGACATCATGCGCGGGGTGGGCAAGCTGGGCCGGATTCTGGGGACCAAGGGCCTCATGCCCAACCCCAAGTCCGGCACGGTGACCTTCGACATCAAGAAGGCGGTCGAGGAGACCAAGGCCGGCAAGGTCGAGTTCCGGGTCGACAAGACCTCGATCATCCACTCGACCGTGGGCAAGGCCTCCTTCGACGAGGCCCGGTTGGTCGACAACATCAAGGTCTTTCTGGCGGCCGTCCTGCACGCCCGGCCGGCCTCGGCCAAGGGCAAGTATGTCCGCACCCTGTCGATCAGCTCGACCATGGGCCCGGCCTTCCGGATCTCCGACGACGTCATCGACCAGAAGTAG
- the rplJ gene encoding 50S ribosomal protein L10, which translates to MKKETKTLRVDEMSALFGAHKTLYLFDYTKMKVSQATALRKSLRKQGAFLKVVKNRLALRALAESVPADLRPAFRKPTAVAYTSADPIALAKTIKEFAASTKAIALKGGLVEGIYFAPARFDEIVKLASRQVLLGKIGAMMASPLVKLLRTLQAPLSQAGVLLSQLKDKKSKETTA; encoded by the coding sequence GTGAAAAAAGAGACCAAGACCCTCCGCGTCGACGAGATGAGCGCCCTCTTCGGCGCCCATAAGACCCTCTACCTCTTCGACTACACCAAGATGAAGGTCTCGCAGGCCACCGCCCTGCGCAAGAGCCTGCGCAAGCAGGGCGCCTTCCTCAAGGTGGTCAAGAACCGGCTGGCCCTGCGGGCCCTGGCCGAGTCCGTGCCGGCCGACCTGCGGCCGGCCTTCCGCAAGCCGACGGCGGTCGCCTACACGTCCGCCGATCCGATCGCCCTGGCCAAGACGATCAAGGAGTTCGCGGCTTCGACCAAAGCCATCGCCCTCAAGGGCGGCCTGGTCGAGGGCATCTACTTCGCCCCCGCGCGCTTCGACGAGATCGTCAAGCTGGCCTCCCGGCAGGTGCTGCTGGGCAAGATCGGCGCGATGATGGCGTCCCCGCTGGTGAAGCTTCTGCGGACCCTGCAGGCCCCCCTGTCCCAGGCGGGCGTTCTGCTGAGTCAGCTGAAAGATAAAAAATCCAAGGAAACGACCGCGTAA
- the secE gene encoding preprotein translocase subunit SecE has protein sequence MSKKERWYKRFWSFIKDSRAELKKVTWPSKAEVTSTTVVVIAAVIFFGFYLFFMDIAFSWGIAKVKDLLG, from the coding sequence ATGAGCAAGAAGGAACGTTGGTACAAGCGGTTTTGGAGCTTCATCAAGGACTCCCGGGCCGAGCTGAAGAAGGTCACCTGGCCGTCCAAGGCCGAGGTCACTTCGACGACCGTCGTCGTCATCGCGGCCGTCATCTTCTTCGGCTTCTACCTCTTCTTCATGGACATCGCCTTCTCCTGGGGCATCGCCAAAGTCAAGGACCTGCTCGGATAA
- the rplK gene encoding 50S ribosomal protein L11 — MSKEVVANVKLQITAGQASPAPPVGPALGQHGVNIMQFVREFNERTGKMEEGVVVPVIITIFKDKKFTFILKTPPASYLLKKAAGIAKGSGTPNKDKVGKVTIKQVEDIAKAKMPDLNANDLEAAKRIIEGTARNMGLEIIRG; from the coding sequence ATGTCCAAGGAAGTCGTGGCCAACGTCAAGCTGCAGATCACAGCGGGCCAGGCCAGCCCGGCGCCTCCGGTCGGCCCGGCCCTGGGCCAGCACGGCGTCAACATCATGCAGTTCGTGCGCGAGTTCAACGAGCGCACCGGCAAGATGGAGGAAGGGGTCGTGGTGCCCGTGATCATCACCATCTTCAAGGATAAAAAGTTCACCTTCATCCTGAAGACTCCCCCCGCCTCCTATCTTCTTAAGAAGGCGGCCGGCATCGCCAAGGGCTCCGGCACGCCGAACAAAGACAAGGTCGGCAAAGTCACAATCAAGCAGGTCGAGGACATCGCCAAGGCCAAGATGCCCGACCTCAACGCCAACGACCTGGAAGCGGCCAAGCGCATCATCGAAGGCACGGCCCGCAATATGGGACTGGAGATCATCCGTGGCTAA
- the nusG gene encoding transcription termination/antitermination protein NusG, with protein sequence MAKNWFVIHTYSGFEKFVAESLRQRALEMGIQDQIGKIIIPTEDVIEIKMGKKVVSTKRSYPGYILIEMEMTDENWLIIRETPKVTGFVGSGKKPSPLNPDEVSQIVEHMTTTSEKPKPKHSFEKGEAVRIIDGPFFNFNGLVEDVNHERSTLKVLVTIFGRSTPVELEFLQVEKI encoded by the coding sequence ATGGCCAAAAATTGGTTTGTGATTCATACCTACTCGGGCTTCGAGAAATTCGTGGCCGAGAGTCTGCGCCAGAGGGCCCTGGAGATGGGCATCCAGGACCAGATCGGCAAGATCATCATCCCCACCGAGGACGTCATCGAGATCAAGATGGGGAAAAAGGTCGTCTCGACCAAGCGGTCCTACCCGGGCTACATCCTGATCGAGATGGAGATGACCGACGAGAACTGGCTGATCATCCGGGAGACGCCCAAGGTCACGGGCTTCGTCGGCTCGGGCAAGAAGCCCTCGCCGCTCAACCCCGACGAGGTCTCCCAGATCGTCGAGCACATGACCACGACCTCCGAGAAGCCCAAGCCCAAGCACAGCTTCGAGAAGGGCGAGGCGGTCCGGATCATCGACGGCCCGTTCTTCAACTTCAACGGGCTGGTCGAGGACGTCAACCACGAGCGCTCGACTCTCAAGGTCCTGGTGACCATCTTCGGCCGTTCGACCCCGGTCGAGCTCGAGTTCCTGCAGGTCGAGAAAATCTAG